The genomic segment CTCGGTGGTTTTCTCCTGAGCTTACGAGGTTGTTGTCTCGGCTCTTGGAGACTAATCCGGAGAAGAGGTTTACGTTCCCTGAGATTATGGAGAATTCTTGGTTTAAGAAAGGGTTTAAGCATATTAAGTTTTATGTGGAAGATGATAAGCTTTgtaatgttgttgatgatgatgagttggaGTCTGAGTCCGTTGAATCGGATAGAGACTCTGCGGTTTCTGAGTCAGAGATTGAGTATTTGGAGCCTAGAAGGAGAGTTGGAGGGTTGCCTAGACCAGCGAGTTTGAATGCTTTCGATATTATATCGTTTTCTCAAGGGTTTGATTTATCAGGTTTGTTCGATGATGATGGTGAGGGTTCTAGGTTTGTTTCTGGAGCTCCGGTTACGAAGATTATATCGAAGCTGGAAGAGATTGCTAAAGTTGTGAGCTTTACagtgaggaagaaggattgTAGAGTGAGTCTCGAAGGTTCAAGACAAGGAGTGAAAGGTCCATTGACGATTGCTGCTGAGATATTCGAGTTGACACCTTCGTTGGTTGTTGTGGAAGTTAAGAAGAAGGGAGGTGATAAAACCGAGTATGAAGACTTTTGTAACAACGAGTTGAAACCTCAGTTGCAGAATTTGACAGCAGATGAAGTATCAGAGCCTGCGGCTGTTTCAGCGGTTGATGAAACCGAAACCGCAATCGCAGCAATCACGAATTCGCCGCCTATTTGTTACTTGCCTTCTGACACTGATgaatagaagatgaaaaaggCCACAGAACCAGAGATCATGAGGGGGTATGTATACGTACTGATTCTCCTTTCCTGTTGTCTAATGGGAGTTTTGGGGTTTTGTTATCTgaatggaaaagaagaaaaaagctgcTTAGGGTTGGTGAAAGTTAGAATCATGTTATGTAACAAATgttattatgttttatgttgGAGAGAATCGTTAGAGAaattgagttgtgtctttttacTAACCTTttagcagttttttttttttttttggtaagggagAATTGTAAACAGTTTCGCATAATCATATCTTTGATATAATGATATGTATAAAGACAACGATATGAATAAGAAAAGTTGCTTTTTCATCTTTGTAGTTCATCTTTTTGTCATTCTGATGATAATggttttatttctgttttggGGTTTGTCTTATAATttgctaaaatgggtaaaagtacaagaagagaagaatgttcttgttctttgctcttgtttttggttgattCTTAGAAGATTTTAATGGCGGGAGACTCTTGATGGTGAAGTTTATTTCTTTTCGTATTTGGGAATTTTTAACTATTTGTGGGTAAAGAAATTGACCAACAACCATGTGAagtgttttgtcttttggtgtGAAGCaagttggttttgatttgattgcaGTTTGTCTTTTTCCACAaagatatttatgttttgtaagATTTGACAATCACGGATACAGAAACTGTTTTCCTGGATGTGGCCAAGCTTTGCTTGATTTACATGTGAGAGTGTAAAGCATATATGTTGCCATGttggtgatgatgaatgatgatgcaTTGATGATATAACTAACttgtaacttctttttttttgagtttttgtttaaaTGTGCTCAATGATCATCATCAGTCTgattggtttgtttcttttcttctttcccacCTTATTCGTTTTTTGTTCTATTGCtcgaaaaaaaattgaaataaggcAATATCAACACTTGGGTCTTCTGATTTCAGGGGTTTTTTTAGTTAATGATGAAAATCAAAATGTAATTTGTGGCCTTGTTGGTGTAtaagaaacataattttgtttctaAACTTATAGCAGAAACAATCAATTCCTCCTTAAAATAATGACTATTTTtattcaataacaaaaaaatgtatttgcaAGTGGTGAGTTTGGTGACCCAAATTAGCAACACAACCCACATGCACCATTAAAGCCCATCTGCAGATGTCTTCTCTTTgcacaataataattattattactccctccgttctaatttagttgtcgttctaggatttaatttttgtttcatattagttgtcgttttagattttcaatacagatgtttgatgaatattccaatcttatctatgctgttttaaagtttcaaccaatgaaaaaattataaaatatattaataaaaggcaaaacataaaaattaatagtttccttaatttgtgtgcaaaaaccttaaacgacagttaaactagaacggagggagtattatcttattatataaagtttgatatcaaaattacatattaacaagatcatgacatgtgtcaattgtatcattcagatgttacATCTGACacatatcaattttaaatttataaaaaataaaaatgtaaaaattcaaaacctactataaaaaagttttatatgtgaagtgaccttagtgcagtggcaggagttaagtccatttgtagaaggcaccaccACACCCGGGATTGAGTCCTGGTTCCTACggatgtaggaatttggctaataggCCGGCAAGTTGTGGCCCAatgatagacaaaaaaaaaggttttaataaaagtaaaatagagaaaagaaaacctaattttatttaaaatatttaaacagttttaaaatttagaaaaaatcattataaggaaattatatatatatatatatatcataaaattcgaaattataatattgtttacttattttaattttaagttgctaattttacaataaaatatattactttttatataagaaaaaaaatgattgtgaaaattatacaattaattactgtttctaaaaaaatgtaaatactcatctttacacaaagaaaaatattgttgaaaaaaaacataaaaaatagattgtctcatatttttttcaccaatcaaataatttattcaaaaagactgctattgtaatatataaaataggaGTATATAAGATTAGCATATGCGTTTTTTGTAACTACACaaatattaaagtaaagagacatattatatattctttaatatgttcataaaaacaatttgttggtagtagtaaaaactaaagagtatattttaatagtaaaatatatttgtgtgtacaaatactaTTTTAGTGGtgatgtagatagtagatttgtaaatggatatacattagtgtattatagcaagaaaaaaaacaactattttctataattaaaagtttatctccttacttttctatattgtttttacttacgaaaaaactaaatatatattctttgttaaatttaattttattttaataactttgaactcatctacatctattttctttaactaaaagtgtatctatttactgtttttttcaattaaacaattaacaggaaattaaaattttatgtgtccataaagacaatttgttggaaaaaaaaaacggatggCGATTGCGATTGCGATTATTAGAGTTTCGATCTGAGATGGATAATCCCGGTGATGAAGGGGGAATATTGAGGGAAGGTCTCTCGATTTCTCTTACTGGGTGTAGATTTCGACAGCGGATGGCTGTTCGGTTTCGAAATCTTGAGAGATGTGGTCAATTATTTCAGATCCAGCTCCAAGTGGGGGATCTGTGGTTTTATGGGTTGTGCGATCAAGGGATGGGAGAGCTTCTCGCCGATTCTTTTGGTTATGTGTTTGGATTTTCGCTGATCAAGGGTTGATCTTGGATTTTCCTTTTCTGGCTGTTTGGAATGATACGAATATTGACTTCACCCTGAGCTTTTATGTCTTCATTTGGATAGAGGATATGATTTCGGGTCTTGATGATACGATTTCTAAGTCAGTGGGCAAGGGGATCTACTTTCTTTGTTTGAGGTTATCGGTGGGAATGAGAATATTTGTttattgggtttgtttggtaattaAGAGGATACGGCATCTGGTCCTGATACGATTGGCGAGTTTATTTGAAAGTCGTATATTTAGTTGGGAAAGAGGAGGATTGTTTAACAGTATCAACTTTCTCCTTTTCATTTGCTACTGGGTTTGTTGGTACACCATTTTCGGAGTTGTCCTTTTTGCATTCCAGTGGTTCCTTTTGTCATCGGTGCTGCGCATACTCATGGCTCAGTTGAATCTTAACAAAGGCAAGGCGGCTTTGGTGCGTACTGAAGTTGTCAAGATTTCTAGTTCTGTCTTGGTTCAGCGAATTCAACAATTTTCTCTTACTCTGATAGGGAGGTTAATGAATCCAGCAGTTGAGAGGATGGAGTCCTTGATTGCTAACCTGCCTAAGATTTGGAAGCTGGAAGCTAAATTCTTGGGAGCAGATTTGGGGCAAGATACATTTCAGTTCAATTTTGAGGAAGAATCGGATCTTCAAGAGGTCTTGCTCAATGGTCCTTATCATTTTGATGGCCAGATGATCTCATTGGTCAGATGGGAACCTATAGTATCTGACTCTTACCCATCGGCAATCAGTTTCTGGGTGAAGGTGGGTGGTATCCCTATGCACTTGTGGGAGCTAGCGACGTTAGAAGCTATTGGGAAGAAGGTTGGTAGAATCAAGGAGTTGGATGAGGATACGGGTAGTATTTATGTCATAGTGAATGGTTTCAATCCATTGGTATTCCACATGGTGGTTCCGTTCGATACAGGTGATGAAGTGGTGGTTTCTTTTGAATATGAGAAGTTTTCTGGGTTCTGTAAGCACTGCTTTCGTTTAACACATGATGTGTTGGTCTGTCCGGTGCTCAAAAAGGTTCAAGCGGATCCTGTGGATAACAAGGGTGGTCAGCGACAGCAGGGTATGATCAAACAAGGCTCTGTTCATCATGGTGGTGGATGGGAGAAGCCACGGAAGCATGTGAAACGTGCCTTGGATTTTCAACCAGAGCAGGCCAATGAGAGGAGACAACATCAGTTTCGGGGTGGTGTCTCGAGTTTCCCTCTACAAGTGCGTAATCAGGGTCATGTTTGGGGACAAAAGGCGAGATTTCAGAGTGGTGGTTCAGGAACTAATCTGGGGGGCGATCATGCTGGTTCCCAGGGGTTTAGAGGTGATGTAATGGATCACTCTGCTGGTGCCTCCCATCAGAGGAAGGGCATTCGACCGGTGTGGCCAAAACCATTGTACAAGCCCAAGCAGGCTTCAGGTGAGAAAGGTCTCCAGCGACCTGCTCATGTTGGTGGTTCCTCTGATATGGTCGAGGACACCTCTGTAGAGGTTTCCGTAGAGAATGGTACTGATGAGGGGGATGAGGATCTTCAGGATCAGGGTTTTAATGAGAGCTCTGATTATTTGCTAGAGGATGGGGAGTTTGACAATGACACTAATCATGAGGCTTCAAGGTTAGAGTCAGATATATTGCTTGCGGAAGGTACTGAGTCGGGGCTTGAGGTGGAGGACAATCCTATCAAAGGTACTCATGCTTCTGATTCTCTCTCTGTGAGTATGATGGATATGAATTCTGCTATGGCATCAGTTTCTTTGGGAAAGCAGGACAAGGTTAAACCTAAGGCGGGTAGTCCACAAACTAGAAAAGGGATCTACACATCGAAGATGAATACTTTACCTTTGGCTTCACCTGGAAAACGACTGATGGCTAAAGTTTTATCTTTAAAATCTGTAGGTAAGGGTACAAAACAGGCGGGTGTGGGAAAGCAAGGTCAAAAAGCAAAAGATGGCAGCTCTATGGGTGGCGGAAGTCGGCCTGTTAAGAAAGGGACGGTGGCTCTCCCGAAACCACCGGCTCAAACGTGAAGGTTCTAAGCTGGAACTATCAGGGCATTGGGGCTGATCTGACAGAGAATTACTTGGGTGATTTGTGGAGGAAGCATAGgccagatattttatttttatcagagacaaagaaatatttttcttatttacagaaatttcaaaataagttTGGCTATATTAAATTGTTTACTGTTGAACCCCACGGGGCTAGTGGTGGTTTAGTTGTTTTTTAAGAATGAATTAAACCTTTCTATTCTTTTTGATAATGATCGTATTATTGATACACAAGTTTCAATTGGGCAACAAACCGTAtttatgtcttttgtttatggggatCCGGTCCCCCAAAACCGTCACAAAGTTTGGGATAAATTAACGAATATTGGCTCATTCCGCATTGATCCTTGGTTTATAATTgaagattttaatgaattagtTGGGAATCATGAAAAGCAGGGGGGTGCCTTGcgttcagtttcttcttttaagCCATTTATTTCTATGCTTCGACATTGTGGGATGTTGGAATTTCCTTGTTATGGGGAACACTTATCTTGGCGAGGGAATCGTTGTAATAATCAGGTGGTCCGGTGTCGATTAGATCGGGCTTTGGGTAACGAGGATTGGCATGGATTCTTCCCAAACTCGAAAGTTGATTATTTGGAGATGATAGGGTCGGATCATTGTCCAATTTTAGCTACCTGTTTGACAGCGGTCCGGCGACGGCAGAGGCAGTTCAGGTTTGATAAGCGTTGGTTGGGGAAGGAGGGATTAGTTGGTGAGGTTGAGTCGGGGTGGAATCGGACAAGGAATTTTTGGATTCCGGGTTTTGTCGACAAGATAAGGAATTGTAGGAACTCGATTTTGTGGTGGCGGAAAAATAATGTCAGTACTGGTCCATCGATCATCTCGTCTTTGAAGACGGCCCTACAAGATGCAAAGATGGATGATTCAATTACACAGGAGGAAATTCGGGGAATTGAGAAGAAATTGAAGGAGGCTTACCGTGATGAGGAGATTTACTGGCAGCAGAGGAGTAGGAAATTTTGGTTAAGGGTTGGGGATAAAAACACTACCTACTTTCATGCATCCACCAAACAACGTCGGGTGCGTAATcggattattggtttatttgatgCTAATAATGTTTGGGATGAATCATCTACGGGTATGGAGCACATTGCTACGACTTACTTTGGGGATCTGTTTAAGAAATCTGACGGTGGGGGTATTTCAGAAATGCTGCAAGCAATTAACCCAATTATTACGGATAGCATGAATAGAGCCTTAACTTGGGATATCTCGGAAGGAGGAATCCGAAAGGCTTTGTTTTGTCTATGCATCCGGAGAAAACTCCAAGACCTGACGGGATGACGGCTCTGTTTTTTCAGAGGTTCTGGCCCTCTCTTAAAGGAGATTTAGTGGCTTTGGTTAAGGATTTTTTTCGAACTGGCAGTTTTGATCCGCTTTTAAATGAGACTAATATTTGCCTTATTCCTAAGTTGAACGGCCCCAGCGGATGGCAGAGTTCAGGCCGATTAGTCTATGCAATGTGAGctgcaaaattatttctaaagtaTTGTGTTTTCGTCTGAagcttcttttgcttcttttggtTTCAGAAACACAATCAGCCTTTGTCTCTGGTCggttaattacagataatatcCTGGTTGCtcaggaaatgtttcatgggCTAAATACTGACCGTCGGTGTAATTCGGAGTTTCTGGCatttaaaacggatatgagtaaggcttatGATCGGGTTGAATGGGATTTTTTGGAGGCGGTCTTGGTTCAATTAGGATTTGACAGGAAATGGATTTCGTGGATAATGTGGTGTGTTTCGTCAGTGTCGTATCAAGTTCTTTTAAATGGTCAGCCCCATGGCTTTATTAGACCACAAAGGGGATGACGCCAGGGGGA from the Camelina sativa cultivar DH55 chromosome 12, Cs, whole genome shotgun sequence genome contains:
- the LOC104731706 gene encoding CBL-interacting serine/threonine-protein kinase 12; translation: MASKIVRETSLPKERSSPQALILGRYEMGKLLGHGTFAKVYLARNVKTNESVAIKVIDKEKVLKGGLIAHIKREISILRRVRHPNIVQLFEVMATKAKIYFVMEYVRGGELFNKVAKGRLKEEVARKYFQQLISAVTFCHARGVYHRDLKPENLLLDENGNLKVSDFGLSAVSDQMRQDGLFHTFCGTPAYVAPEVLARKGYDAAKVDIWSCGVILFVLMAGYLPFHDRNVMAMYKKIYRGEFRCPRWFSPELTRLLSRLLETNPEKRFTFPEIMENSWFKKGFKHIKFYVEDDKLCNVVDDDELESESVESDRDSAVSESEIEYLEPRRRVGGLPRPASLNAFDIISFSQGFDLSGLFDDDGEGSRFVSGAPVTKIISKLEEIAKVVSFTVRKKDCRVSLEGSRQGVKGPLTIAAEIFELTPSLVVVEVKKKGGDKTEYEDFCNNELKPQLQNLTADEVSEPAAVSAVDETETAIAAITNSPPICYLPSDTDE